The following proteins are co-located in the Rheinheimera salexigens genome:
- the phoR gene encoding phosphate regulon sensor histidine kinase PhoR — MRQLLSKKKVYSKVLLLFCFIGVVGFLSNSALAALLILSVALLLWHYHHLFLLDKWLWRDRKLSPPLSEGVWGNLFEGFYYQQRKERRKQRLLRDTVRRFRDGAEALPQAVVVLTTDWAIIWCNKLAQMLIGLHWPDDEGQRLHNLIRHPDFLSYLKQLNFSQPLELASPINEQLVLEFNIVPYGAEQYLLTVRDISQLKQLEQVRKDFVANVSHELRTPLTVLQGYLELMDDESVPDEKIWRKAHTVMLEQTKRMDGLVQQLLTLSRIEASARVQFEDKVDVPAMLAQLKLETESLNQEKQHHIQFKIDNSLYVTGVSEELRSAFSNLVINAIKYTPAGGDIQISWQRQHLSALFSVIDNGEGIAPQHVKRLTERFYRVDQARARNTGGTGLGLAIVKHVLSRHNSRLMIFSEPGQGSRFSFTLPAE, encoded by the coding sequence ATGCGCCAATTGCTGTCTAAAAAGAAGGTTTACAGCAAAGTACTATTGTTATTTTGTTTTATCGGTGTGGTGGGTTTTTTGTCGAATAGTGCCTTAGCGGCCTTACTGATTTTAAGTGTCGCTTTATTGCTGTGGCACTATCATCATTTATTTTTACTAGATAAATGGTTATGGCGCGATCGCAAACTATCCCCGCCGTTAAGCGAGGGAGTTTGGGGTAATTTATTTGAAGGCTTCTATTATCAACAGCGTAAAGAGCGGCGCAAGCAACGTTTGTTACGCGATACAGTTCGCCGCTTTCGGGATGGTGCGGAAGCTTTACCTCAAGCGGTAGTGGTGTTAACAACCGATTGGGCCATAATTTGGTGCAATAAGCTGGCGCAAATGCTAATAGGTTTACACTGGCCAGATGACGAAGGTCAGCGTTTACATAATCTTATTCGCCATCCTGATTTTTTAAGCTATCTAAAACAGCTTAATTTTAGCCAACCATTAGAGCTCGCTTCACCGATTAATGAACAGTTGGTCCTAGAGTTTAATATCGTACCTTACGGTGCTGAACAATATTTATTAACCGTGCGCGATATCAGCCAACTTAAACAGCTAGAGCAAGTTCGCAAAGATTTTGTCGCCAATGTATCGCATGAGTTACGTACGCCATTAACGGTATTACAAGGTTATTTAGAATTAATGGACGACGAGAGTGTGCCAGATGAGAAAATTTGGCGCAAAGCTCACACGGTAATGTTAGAACAAACAAAGCGTATGGATGGGCTGGTTCAGCAATTATTAACGCTATCGAGAATAGAGGCCTCAGCCCGAGTGCAATTTGAAGATAAAGTGGATGTACCTGCGATGCTGGCGCAATTAAAGCTTGAAACCGAAAGCTTAAATCAAGAAAAGCAGCATCATATTCAGTTTAAAATTGATAATAGTTTGTATGTTACTGGTGTAAGCGAAGAGCTACGCAGTGCCTTTTCTAATTTAGTCATTAATGCCATTAAATACACGCCAGCCGGTGGCGACATTCAAATCAGTTGGCAGCGCCAGCATTTGAGCGCGCTATTTTCGGTAATCGATAATGGCGAAGGCATAGCACCGCAACATGTGAAACGCTTAACCGAACGCTTTTACCGAGTAGACCAAGCACGGGCTAGAAACACCGGTGGCACCGGCTTGGGTTTAGCTATTGTTAAACACGTATTATCACGCCACAACAGTCGGTTAATGATTTTTAGTGAACCAGGCCAGGGCAGTCGTTTTAGCTTTACCTTACCCGCGGAGTGA
- a CDS encoding RDD family protein has protein sequence MHSSESLSHSYSEFAVAPRAGLWRRLAAMFYDWLILIALWMLAMALGLGLVALLNSAGVISFANYADPAAYIADHKIWFQLYSLALFIGFYLYFWCKGGQTLGMRSWRVLLVQQDGRPVTLKQAAIRALTALLGLGNLWLLIRWGKGLALQDQLSHTQMVVLTKQQSRALNLYKNAR, from the coding sequence ATGCATAGCTCTGAGTCTTTATCTCATTCTTATTCTGAATTTGCTGTCGCACCTCGCGCTGGTTTATGGCGGCGGTTAGCGGCAATGTTTTATGACTGGTTAATCTTAATTGCCTTATGGATGCTCGCCATGGCTTTGGGACTGGGGCTAGTGGCCTTGCTTAATAGCGCTGGGGTAATTTCTTTTGCCAATTATGCCGACCCGGCGGCTTATATAGCGGATCATAAAATTTGGTTTCAGCTATATTCTTTAGCACTGTTTATAGGCTTTTATTTATATTTTTGGTGCAAAGGCGGCCAAACCCTAGGTATGCGCAGTTGGCGTGTTCTATTAGTGCAGCAAGATGGCCGACCGGTTACTTTAAAGCAAGCGGCTATCCGCGCCTTAACCGCTTTGTTGGGGCTGGGTAACTTGTGGTTGTTAATCCGTTGGGGTAAAGGCTTAGCCTTACAAGACCAGCTAAGCCACACCCAAATGGTGGTGTTAACTAAACAGCAAAGCCGGGCCTTAAACCTGTATAAAAACGCGCGCTAA
- a CDS encoding sulfite exporter TauE/SafE family protein yields MDMTTLVLIAFVVVLIGISKSAFAGALGVFAVPLLMLKLPASQAIALMLPLLIIADILSVKSFWRKWDNRLLLPLIPGALLGVIIAYLVIDLINPDYLRLIIALICIVFALKNILFKQTTLSFLSNKIGAVVMSMFSGITSSLVHAGGPPIIIYFSAIGLTPSKFVATAAIFFAMMNIFKLIAALSFGLLPSATIVTALLFFPLALLGNWIGVKINTSIDKQLFLKVMNYLLLLLGTWLLLK; encoded by the coding sequence ATGGATATGACAACCTTAGTACTAATAGCCTTTGTTGTTGTGCTAATTGGTATATCAAAATCCGCATTTGCTGGGGCATTAGGCGTATTCGCCGTGCCCCTATTAATGCTAAAGTTGCCCGCTAGCCAAGCTATTGCTTTAATGCTGCCATTATTGATTATTGCAGACATCTTAAGTGTTAAAAGCTTTTGGCGAAAATGGGATAATCGGCTATTACTGCCGCTAATCCCTGGCGCATTATTAGGGGTTATCATTGCTTATTTAGTGATAGACCTGATTAACCCTGACTATCTCAGATTGATTATTGCCCTTATTTGTATTGTTTTTGCCCTAAAAAATATCCTATTTAAGCAAACTACACTTAGCTTTCTCAGTAATAAAATTGGCGCTGTCGTGATGTCGATGTTTTCCGGCATAACTAGCAGCTTAGTGCACGCTGGTGGCCCACCCATTATTATTTACTTTAGCGCTATTGGCTTAACCCCCAGTAAGTTTGTCGCTACTGCGGCCATATTCTTCGCCATGATGAATATTTTTAAGCTAATTGCCGCCCTATCTTTTGGCTTATTACCAAGCGCTACTATTGTTACGGCCCTGCTATTTTTTCCGCTGGCACTGCTCGGTAACTGGATAGGAGTAAAGATAAATACCAGCATCGATAAACAATTATTTTTAAAAGTTATGAACTACTTACTGTTGCTATTAGGTACTTGGTTATTACTAAAGTAA
- a CDS encoding lipoate--protein ligase family protein has protein sequence MHGEYKVPGGKLVVADVAVQQDILSQVSISGDFFLEPDSALTRINQALTGLPSSASHKTLTTAIQQALDDDVVMFGFSAEAVATVVRRALGHASSWLDHQFTLIPPVTLPAVEHVALDEVIANSVARGLRGPTLRFWDWDDSVVVIGCFQSVKNEIDMPAAKNADIKVVRRITGGGAMFMEPGNCITYSLTVPTSIVDGMSIEQSYQFLDAWVLAALAEVGINAHYKPLNDIASDQGKIGGAAQKRFASGVLVHHATLAYNIDANKMLQVLRIGREKLSDKGITSANKRVDPMRSQTGLTRAAIIDAFIQHFSKNYPTQTGQYLPQELGSAKTLVTEKYLSQEWLYKVQ, from the coding sequence ATGCACGGTGAATATAAGGTACCAGGCGGCAAGTTAGTGGTTGCAGATGTAGCAGTGCAACAGGATATATTAAGCCAAGTCAGTATTTCCGGTGACTTCTTCTTAGAACCAGATAGCGCGTTAACCCGCATTAACCAAGCCCTTACAGGCTTACCTAGCAGCGCTAGCCATAAAACCCTTACCACAGCTATTCAACAAGCGCTCGACGACGATGTGGTGATGTTTGGTTTCTCTGCAGAAGCAGTCGCCACCGTAGTTCGGCGTGCTTTAGGCCATGCCAGTAGTTGGCTTGATCATCAATTTACCCTGATCCCGCCGGTTACTTTACCAGCAGTTGAGCATGTCGCGTTAGACGAAGTGATAGCCAACTCGGTAGCGAGAGGTTTACGCGGGCCCACATTACGATTTTGGGATTGGGATGACTCTGTAGTGGTGATAGGCTGTTTTCAATCGGTAAAGAACGAAATAGATATGCCGGCAGCAAAAAATGCCGATATAAAAGTGGTGCGCCGAATAACAGGTGGCGGTGCCATGTTTATGGAACCAGGCAACTGCATTACGTATTCGTTAACGGTGCCAACATCGATAGTAGATGGCATGAGCATTGAACAGTCATATCAGTTTTTAGACGCTTGGGTGTTGGCAGCTTTAGCGGAAGTCGGCATTAACGCTCACTATAAACCGTTAAATGATATTGCGTCTGACCAAGGTAAAATAGGCGGTGCGGCCCAAAAACGCTTTGCTAGCGGGGTGTTAGTTCACCATGCCACTTTGGCATACAATATAGACGCTAACAAAATGCTGCAGGTGTTACGTATTGGCCGAGAAAAACTCTCTGATAAAGGCATTACCAGCGCGAACAAGCGAGTCGACCCCATGCGCAGCCAAACGGGCTTAACTCGAGCCGCCATTATCGACGCTTTTATTCAGCACTTTTCTAAAAACTACCCAACCCAAACAGGACAGTATTTGCCGCAAGAACTTGGCAGCGCTAAAACACTAGTCACCGAGAAGTATTTAAGCCAAGAGTGGTTGTACAAAGTGCAGTAG
- the phoB gene encoding phosphate regulon transcriptional regulator PhoB, with protein MSRRILIVEDEAPIRDMLSFVVEQNGYQADTAADYDEAILAIVEPYPDLILLDWMLPGGSGIQIAKKMKQHEITRNIPIIMITARGEEEDKVRGLEVGADDYVTKPFSPKELMARIKAVIRRVSPTSLDDTITIQGLVLDPVSHRVTANGTALEMGPTEFRLLHFFMTHTERVYSREQLLDQVWGTNVYVEDRTVDVHIRRLRKAISHAEHDKLIQTVRGSGYRFSAK; from the coding sequence ATGTCCAGACGCATTTTGATTGTGGAAGATGAAGCACCCATCCGGGATATGTTAAGTTTTGTGGTTGAACAAAATGGCTATCAAGCCGATACCGCCGCCGATTATGATGAGGCAATACTGGCCATCGTAGAGCCTTATCCGGATCTTATTTTACTGGACTGGATGCTACCGGGTGGTAGCGGCATTCAAATTGCCAAGAAAATGAAACAACATGAAATCACCCGCAATATTCCGATTATTATGATCACCGCGCGCGGTGAAGAAGAAGATAAAGTTCGTGGCTTAGAAGTGGGTGCTGATGACTATGTGACTAAGCCCTTTTCGCCTAAAGAGCTGATGGCGCGGATCAAGGCCGTTATTCGTCGCGTGTCACCTACTAGCTTAGATGATACGATTACTATTCAAGGCTTAGTGTTAGATCCGGTGTCGCATCGGGTCACTGCCAACGGTACGGCACTAGAGATGGGGCCTACCGAATTTCGGTTATTACACTTTTTTATGACCCATACCGAGCGCGTATACAGCCGTGAACAGTTGCTAGATCAAGTGTGGGGCACCAATGTCTATGTCGAAGATCGCACCGTAGATGTGCATATTCGCCGCTTACGCAAAGCGATTTCTCATGCTGAACATGACAAACTCATTCAAACCGTACGGGGCTCTGGCTACCGTTTTTCAGCTAAATAA
- a CDS encoding pirin family protein: MLKQNDTFNLTPGDYIGYLHLVKGELKVANESFTAGDAFAMDPKQQLELQASSDLEALWFTLPPVR; encoded by the coding sequence GTGTTAAAACAAAACGATACTTTTAACCTAACGCCGGGTGATTACATAGGTTATTTACACTTAGTAAAAGGCGAGCTAAAAGTTGCTAATGAATCTTTTACTGCTGGTGATGCCTTTGCTATGGATCCTAAGCAACAGCTTGAACTGCAAGCTAGTTCTGACCTTGAAGCGCTATGGTTTACCCTACCGCCAGTGCGATAG